A stretch of Arachis hypogaea cultivar Tifrunner chromosome 15, arahy.Tifrunner.gnm2.J5K5, whole genome shotgun sequence DNA encodes these proteins:
- the LOC112749787 gene encoding uncharacterized protein, protein MEKKNVVVVAVSSVVAIFGILSAALAFGAEVTRVKASEVPMISAEYCIYLRDRSSPASGLAVGAVVALVIAQIILNAANGCWCCCCRKSPHAKRSCVLVCSILSWVTFVVAILLLVMGAIFNNVHKESGYSDNYSCVVVKPGVFAAGAILSVASIATGITYYLLLAAGKSAGIPSDNSSYPNQGAIATAQPQFK, encoded by the exons ATGGAGAAGAAGAACGTTGTGGTTGTGGCGGTGTCCTCTGTCGTTGCCATCTTCGGCATCTTATCTGCTGCTTTAGCTTTCGGTGCTGAGGTTACCAGGGTCAAG GCTTCCGAAGTTCCGATGATTAGTGCTGAATACTGCATATATCTCCGGGATCGAAGTAGTCCGGCTTCGGGTCTTGCTGTAGGTGCAGTGGTGGCTCTTGTGATAGCACAGATAATATTGAATGCTGCAAACGGGTGTTGGTGTTGTTGTTGCAGAAAATCTCCTCATGCCAAGCGGAGCTGTGTACTTGTCTGCAGTATTTTGTCATG GGTCACATTTGTTGTTGCAATCCTCCTTTTGGTGATGGGTGCTATCTTTAATAATGTACATAAGGAGAGCGGATACAGCGATAATTACTCGTGCGTTGTTGTTAAACCCGGAGTATTTGCGGCGGGTGCAATCTTATCCGTCGCAAGCATTGCAACTGGGATCACCTATTACCTTCTCTTAGCTGCAGGAAAGAGTGCCGGCATCCCTTCCGATAACTCGTCGTATCCTAACCAGGGAGCCATTGCCACCGCACAACCACAGTTCAAATga